The sequence below is a genomic window from Anaerotignum faecicola.
GACAGAGTATAAAAACATCATGGCAAGCATCAAACCTTATGTAGATGAAAAATTCCAGTCCTGGATCCTCGGTGTCAATGATTTTGATTCGGAATATGATTCCTTTATCAAGGAGTTAAAGGCGAGAGGCATCGACCGGGCGCTGGAAATCAATCAGAAGGCGTATGAGACATTTCTGGGAGAAGACCGATAAATGAAAAAGAAGAATCTGTTATACATCTTTGCCGACCAGTGGCGTGCCCAGGCCATTGGTGCGGCGGGAGAGGATCATGTGAGCACGCCTCATATGGACCGTTTTGCCGGGGAGAGCATGGCATTTGACCACGCGGTCAGCACGTATCCGCTGTGCTCGCCCCACCGTGCCTCTCTGCTGACCGGGAAGTATCCGTACTGCTGCGGCATGTGGACCAACTGTAAGACCGGTCTGGACGAAGCTGTCATGTTAAGGCCTCAGGAGGTAACCATCTCCGATGTCCTTCATGAAAACG
It includes:
- a CDS encoding sulfatase-like hydrolase/transferase; this encodes MKKKNLLYIFADQWRAQAIGAAGEDHVSTPHMDRFAGESMAFDHAVSTYPLCSPHRASLLTGKYPYCCGMWTNCKTGLDEAVMLRPQEVTISDVLHEN
- a CDS encoding ABC transporter permease — encoded protein: TEYKNIMASIKPYVDEKFQSWILGVNDFDSEYDSFIKELKARGIDRALEINQKAYETFLGEDR